The Chitinophaga lutea genome contains the following window.
TGATCTGCACCACACCGGGCCATATGGAATACATCGATATCCCGGCTCCTGAAATGAAAAAAGGACAAACCATCATCCGCATCCTGCGCACCGGCATCTGCGGCACCGATTTCCATGCCTACCAGGGCACGCAACCGTATTTCAACTATCCCCGCATTCTTGGGCACGAGCTGGCGGGTGAAATTGTGGACAGCGACGGCGGAGAAGGTTTTGCGCCCGGCGACCAGGTGACCTTCATCCCCTATTATCACTGCGGGGAATGCAACGCCTGCCTGCGCGGCAAAACCAACTGCTGCGTCAAAATGCAGGTATGCGGCGTGCATGTGGACGGCGGCATGCGCGAATACCTCTCCGTACCGACGGCGGCGTTAATCAAACACGACGGCCTCAGTCTCGATGAACTGGCCTTAACCGAACCCCTCGCCATCGGCGCACACGGCATCCGGCGCGCAGGCGTGGAACCCGGCGAATCGGTGCTGATCGTGGGCGCGGGACCTATCGGGCTGGGACTGATGGAATTCGCCAAAATCGCGGGCGCGGAGGTAACGGTCACCGACCGCAATCCCGAGCGTCTCGAGTTCGGCAGGAAAGCAGGCGTACAGGTAACGGACAAACCCGGCGACATCACCGCCGATGTGGTGATCGACGCCACCGGCAACCTTGCCGCGCTCAACGGTTCGCTGCAATATCTCGCGCACGGCGGACGGTATGTACTGGTGGGATTGCAGAAAGAAGCCCTCACCATCGCCCATCCCGAACTGCATAAAAGGGAAGGCGCCATCATGAGCAGCCGCAACGCCACCCGCCAGGATTTTGAACTCGTGACGCAAAGCATCAGCAGCAAACGGGTAACGCCAGCGGATTACATCACGCACCGGGTACAGTTCGGCGACCTCAAAGCGCTCATGGAAAATTATCCGAAGAAAAGCATCAAGGTAATGGTGGAATACTGAGTTACTTCCGCAGCTCAGCCAGGGCCATCTCCCCGATGGCGAGGTCGATGTCCGCGTTCATATTGTCTTCCAGGAACCACACGGCCGACAAACCGGTCCAGGCCAGCGTCCACCGCAGCATGCGCTGGCGGTCGATGCCCGTCATCTCAGTGACCGTCTGCAAGCGGCTGAAGAACCGCTCCCGCGGGGTGGCGGACGCAAAATCAGGATTACAGAAAATATTCGCGTAATCAAATGCCCTGTCGCCGATGATCCATTTGGGATCGATGGCCAGCCAGCCGCGTTCTTCAAAATCGAGAAAGTTATCGTGGTGTACGTCGCCATGCAACACCACCTCCTCCTGTTGCGCATCGAGGAGCTGCTCCGCCATCCGGGCCGCTTCCGTGATGACGCCGCCGTATTTGTGCCCGTGCAGCGTCAGGTCGCGGAACCAGTCTTTCAGCGATTTCAGTGCAGGCCGGGGGCCGTTTTTCGGCGCGTGGAGACGCATGGTGGCCGTGCAGAGAATGCGGGTGGCTGCTTCATCCTCGCCATTACGGGCCATGGCCGCCAGCGAGCGTGTTCCTTCCGCGCGCTCCAGCAACAGGGCATCCTTGTGATGCGCCAGTACTTTCGCGGCGCCCTCTCCGTTCCACCACACCATCACCGCGCCACCGGCTTTTTCATCCGGTTCTACCGCAATTTTCAGCATGGCGGGTGCG
Protein-coding sequences here:
- a CDS encoding zinc-binding alcohol dehydrogenase family protein; this translates as MKALICTTPGHMEYIDIPAPEMKKGQTIIRILRTGICGTDFHAYQGTQPYFNYPRILGHELAGEIVDSDGGEGFAPGDQVTFIPYYHCGECNACLRGKTNCCVKMQVCGVHVDGGMREYLSVPTAALIKHDGLSLDELALTEPLAIGAHGIRRAGVEPGESVLIVGAGPIGLGLMEFAKIAGAEVTVTDRNPERLEFGRKAGVQVTDKPGDITADVVIDATGNLAALNGSLQYLAHGGRYVLVGLQKEALTIAHPELHKREGAIMSSRNATRQDFELVTQSISSKRVTPADYITHRVQFGDLKALMENYPKKSIKVMVEY
- a CDS encoding aminoglycoside phosphotransferase family protein, producing the protein MQFDEYIGRWQLIPDGEPIITHSSRLLPVKRNGAPAMLKIAVEPDEKAGGAVMVWWNGEGAAKVLAHHKDALLLERAEGTRSLAAMARNGEDEAATRILCTATMRLHAPKNGPRPALKSLKDWFRDLTLHGHKYGGVITEAARMAEQLLDAQQEEVVLHGDVHHDNFLDFEERGWLAIDPKWIIGDRAFDYANIFCNPDFASATPRERFFSRLQTVTEMTGIDRQRMLRWTLAWTGLSAVWFLEDNMNADIDLAIGEMALAELRK